A single region of the Lates calcarifer isolate ASB-BC8 linkage group LG16_LG22, TLL_Latcal_v3, whole genome shotgun sequence genome encodes:
- the LOC108889816 gene encoding cytochrome c oxidase subunit 5B, mitochondrial, producing MAGRLLLRACTTTLRLRSNAVARPLHRAMATEGIPTDEEQATGLERRVLMAFKEGKDPYSILKPKYYPGTKEDPQLVPCIGGKRLVGCLCEEDNTAIVWFWVHEGGSHRCPSCGTYYKAVPHEVPH from the exons ATGGCGGGACGTCTCCTTCTTCGAGCTTGTACGACAACATTGCGGCTGAGGAGCAATGCGGTGGCCAGACCGTTACACCGTGCGATGGCCACAGAAG GGATACCAACAGATGAGGAGCAGGCCACTGGACTGGAGCGACGCGTATTGATGGCCTTCAAGGAGGGAAAG GATCCCTACAGTATACTGAAGCCCAAGTACTACCCAGGCACCAAGGAGGACCCTCAGCTTGTTCCGTGCATTGGGGGCAAGAGGCTGGTGGGCTGTCTTT GTGAGGAAGACAACACAGCTATTGTGTGGTTCTGGGTTCATGAGGGAGGTTCCCACCGCTGTCCCTCCTGTGGTACCTACTACAAGGCAGTCCCACATGAAGTGCCCCATTGA